A genomic stretch from Lathyrus oleraceus cultivar Zhongwan6 chromosome 2, CAAS_Psat_ZW6_1.0, whole genome shotgun sequence includes:
- the LOC127120987 gene encoding F-box protein CPR1: MINYINDDVALSILSKLSFKSLKRFGCVRKSWFLLSDNPNFMSMYRHNFFSKYSYDDDTSLVLHIHGHKKLYSFSGEDFENMVELDWPNQIDHLIFLGFGCLNGILCFLDPIWNKIVLWNPTTNELKVIRPSPFESFSAPGALNFDATVSFSTIPNLHGFGYDCVGDDYKFIRNTPIKPKFHTFSPSYRDLKLARDKSLKPFWEIYSLKNNSWKKLEINMPTCSKHNSGFGTFRVYLRGVCHWLNLDGENNYIGASLISFDLSNEMYISTPVPSFAGEHCTGLSVLNDSIALFTYHENMRTFEISTFEISLLGEIGVKESWYKLFTIGPLPWFKSPIGMGKKGEIFFRKKDSELVWFDLNTNTVKHLGFKAVRVTHRVNPGCRIKVILMLNVGYSNGITLSATVIYVIWFQELRAMSHILAILLHVVEYRGEQIGGLEDLREPYMFLQIGTASESVNAAYIFSRKDLSRPAIQIPCASKAVVAVRAHSLCFREFDLLDVAVRIGDQGDIDVEIESFTINDQNENESCIRNDHNEGIWINPTVRVVKRKVEHIPTKKRKRRY; encoded by the exons ATGATCAATTATATAAATGATGATGTCGCTTTATCTATTCTATCAAAATTGTCTTTCAAATCTTTGAAACGATTTGGATGTGTTCGTAAATCATGGTTCCTCTTATCAGACAATCCTAATTTCATGAGTATGTATCGCCACAATTTCTTCTCCAAATATTCTTATGACGATGATACATCTCTTGTCCTACATATCCATGGTCACAAGAAGTTGTATTCTTTTTCTGGTGAGGATTTTGAGAATATGGTGGAACTAGATTGGCCAAATCAAATCGACCACTTGATATTTCTTGGTTTTGGATGTCTTAATGGCATACTTTGTTTTCTAGACCCTATTTGGAACAAAATTGTATTGTGGAACCCAACTACCAATGAATTAAAGGTCATTCGTCCAAGCCCTTTTGAGTCATTTTCCGCACCTGGTGCCCTTAACTTTGATGCAACAGTTAGTTTTAGTACTATTCCTAATCTTCATGGGTTTGGTTATGACTGTGTTGGAGATGACTATAAGTTCATTCGTAATACACCGATTAAACCTAAGTTCCACACTTTTTCGCCATCTTATAGAGATTTAAAATTAGCGCGAGATAAATCATTAAAGCCCTTTTGGGAGATTTATAGCTTAAAAAATAACTCTTGGAAGAAACTTGAAATCAATATGCCTACTTGTTCTAAGCATAATTCTGGTTTTGGGACTTTTCGAGTATACTTACGCGGAGTATGTCATTGGTTGAATTTAGATGGAGAAAATAATTATATCGGGGCATCTTTAATTTCATTTGACTTGAGCAATGAGATGTACATTAGCACACCCGTTCCCTCATTCGCCGGAGAACATTGTACAGGATTGTCGGTGTTAAATGACTCCATTGCCCTGTTCACGTATCATGAGAATATGCGTACTTTTGAGATATCTACTTTTGAAATATCACTATTAGGTGAAATTGGTGTCAAGGAATCATGGTACAAACTCTTCACTATTGGACCACTTCCTTGGTTTAAGAGTCCTATCGGAATGGGGAAGAAGGGCGAAATATTTTTCAGAAAGAAAGACTCTGAATTAGTTTGGTTTGATTTGAACACCAACACGGTTAAACACCTTGGTTTCAAAGCAGTCCGAGTTACTCACCGAGTTAATCCTGGTTGTCGGATA AAAGTGATTTTGATGTTAAATGTTGGATACTCAAATGGAATAACTTTGTCTGCTACAGTGATATATGTGATATGGTTTCAAGAACTTAGAGCAATGTCTCATATTTTGGCAATCCTATTACAT GTTGTTGAGTATCGTGGTGAGCAAATAGGAGGTCTTGAGGATCTGAGGGAACCATATAT GTTCTTACAAATCGGTACTGCGTCTGAATCTGTTAATGCAGCTTACATATTTTCTAGAAAAGATCTTTCTCG GCCTGCTATACAGATTCCCTGCGCAAGCAAAGCTGTTGTAGCTGTCCG CGCTCATTCCCTGTGTTTCCGTGAGTTTGACCTTCTCGACGTTGCTGTTCG AAttggagatcaaggtgatattgatgttgagattgaatctTTTACCATAAATGATCAAAATGAGAATGAATCATgtattagaaatgatcataatgagggtatttggatcaatccaaccgtccgcGTTGTTAAAAGAAAAGTAGAACATATTCCtaccaagaaaagaaagagacGTTACTGA
- the LOC127120989 gene encoding uncharacterized protein LOC127120989, producing the protein MASDQENSQDANAPDDTSEKEITRGITIMKSIIRDRDKAVTYNVNWNADNQLIGSNAAKLASYIGTLVRMHIPITATRWSNKELGSAKDKIWTEILRSFNIEDTTIRKKYILQLAGKRHRGWRTFLTNKYLKDKEIFFVEYDPEYPVKYAIFITEEEWVAFVGQIRDENFKKVSATNRERASNPTYAYKKGRLGYARLEEKILDETKSDATSLPPHVLWKEARVGKDGTVRDDVQHIYDECETLSQSISTAEDQENRSVLSRALNVPEYPGRVRGKGHGCTPTSLYKNPRRRNPSNQEVMETLQALQAQVLQLQKDNERYRCMEKCSSQLKETSEKASINCQNKFPEGISSCQLYLSSPTYRLVGKGKVHNTSGDLLHHRPLPDGHLKVSVDVVLDKDALLPIPDIVSETTLLRDAIGSFVAWPLDLIFIDDETPTKPASKDKGILRHNESVASQKEVFAQGSQQLSQKIGSRQKNKRDLPVTSLPKKGAFVPRYQISLETLVDSSDMATAGAIRLLDMEEDIFGYSCTETIGKEDLEHIFRHQELGVGVIHTYIRFLYDNFMRGNDQLSNRFRFVSSSLVNKALICREPDSCREYLVKRFMASSTNNLYLWPYNSGCHWLLLAIDPLKEVVYFLNSIDGEWTNYPDMKQLVDTSIKVFRSQRQARVPRTKSSNITWIKVQVL; encoded by the exons ATGGCTAGTGATCAAGAAAACTCACAAGATGCAAATGCTCCTGATGATACTTCAGAAAAAGAAATTACACGAGGCATCACTATTATGAAGAGTATCATTCGTGATAGAGATAAAGCAGTAACATATAATGTAAATTGGAATGCTGATAACCAACTAATTGGGTCTAATGCTGCAAAGTTGGCAAGCTACATTGGTACACTTGTTCGTATGCACATTCCAATCACTGCTACAAGATGGAGTAATAAAGAGTTGGGTAGCGCTAAAGATAAGATTTGGACTGAGATACTG AGGTCTTTTAACATTGAAGATACAACTATCCGAAAAAAGTATATActtcaattggccggaaaaagacaCAGAGGGTGGAGAACGTTTTTAACAAACAAGTATCTTAAGGACAAAGAAATTTTTTTTGTTGAATATGATCCGGAATATCCAGTGAAGTATGCGATCTTCATTACAGAAGAAGAATGGGTTGCTTTTGTAGGCCAAATAAGAGACGAAAATTTCAAGAAAGTGAGTGCCACAAATCGCGAGAGAGCGTCAAATCCCACgtatgcatacaaaaaagggcgtTTGGGATATGCACGCTTAGAGGAAAAAATT TTAGACGAGAcgaaaagtgacgcaacatcaCTTCCGCCACATGTTTTGTGGAAAGAAGCTCGTGTGGGAAAGGATGGAACTGTTAGGGATGACGTTCAACATATTTATGATGAATGT GAGACCCTATCTCAATCGATAAGCACAGCTGAGGACCAGGAGAACAGGAGCGTACTTAGTAGAGcactaaatgttcctgagtatcCCGGTCGGGTGAGGGGTAAAGGGCATGGTTGTACTCCAACTTCCTTGTATAAGAATCCAAGGAGAAGAAATCCTagcaatcaagaagtgatggAGACGTTGCAGGCATTACAAGCGCAAGTTCTTCAATTGCAAAAGGATAATGAGAGATATAGGTGTATGGAAAAGTGCAGTTCACAGTTGAAAGAAACTAGTGAGAAAGCCAGTATCAATTGTCAAAAtaaatttcccgag ggcatttcatCTTGTCAGCTATACTTATCGTCACCGACTTATCGCctagttggcaagggaaaagtgcacaacacttcgggaGATTTACTTCACCATAGACCGCTCCCGGATGGACACCTTAAAGTATCGGTTGATGTTGTATTAGATAAGGATGCGTTGCTACCGATACCTGACATTGTTTCAGAGACAACATTGCTGCGAGATGCAATAGGATCATTTGTTGCATGGCCCTTGGATCTCATTTTCATTGATGATGAG ACGCCTACAAAACCCGCATCTAAGGATAAAGGGATTTTGCGGCACAACGAgtctgttgcatcacaaaaagaG GTATTTGCTCAAGGGTCACAACAACTGAGCCAGAAAATTGGTAGTCGACAGAAAAACAAAAGGGATCTTCCAGTGACTTCTTTGCCAAAAAAAGGTGCTTTTGTGCCTCGATACCAGATATCTCTTGAAACACTTGTTGACTCATCAGATATGGCAACAGCTGGTGCTATTCGCTTACTGGATATGGAGGAAGATATCTTTGGTTATTCATGCACTGAAACAATCGGAAAAGAAGATCTGGAACATATTTTTCGGCATCAAGAATTAGGCGTCGGTGTTATACACACATACATCCG GTTCTTGTATGACAATTTCATGCGCGGGAATGATCAATTGTCAAACAGATTCCGTTTCGTGTCTTCCTCCCTGGTCAACAAAGCATTAATTTGTAGGGAACCGGATTCATGTAGAGAGTACTTAGTCAAGAGATTCATGGCCAGCAGTACAAACAACTTGTATCTTTGGCCGTATAATTCAGG GTGTCACTGGTTGTTGCTTGCTATTGATCCTTTAAAAGAAGTGGTATATTTTCTGAATTCGATAGATGGTGAATGGACAAATTATCCGGATATGAAGCAATTAGTTGATAC atCAATAAAAGTGTTCCGATCTCAAAGACAAGCTCGAGTACCACGTACTAAATCCAGCAACATTACGTGGATAAAAGTGCAGGTACTTTAA